A genomic stretch from Pomacea canaliculata isolate SZHN2017 linkage group LG2, ASM307304v1, whole genome shotgun sequence includes:
- the LOC112557966 gene encoding salivary glue protein Sgs-3-like yields the protein MEEDEEVRTETTSASVDSTTTPPTTTSLTCTYQTITPPPTTQYVCWSETTTQQTTTPLVCTTQTYTSPTTTPLTTPPTTTEPPSTAPTTTTTEIIEEYTTTTPPTTTPPTTTPPTSVTTDIIEEYTSTPPTTTPPTTTPPTSVTTDIIEEYTSTTPPTTTPPTTTPPTTTPPTSVTTDIIEEYTTTTPPTTTPPTTTPPTTTPPTSVTTDIIEERVHFNNSPTTTPPTTTPPTTTPPTSVTTDIIEEYTTTTPPTTTPPTTTPPTSVTTDIIEEYTTTTPPTTTPPTTTPPTSATTEIIEEYTTTTPPTTTPPTTTPPTTPPTSVTTDIIEEYTTTPPTTTPPTTTPPTSVTTDIIEEYTSTTPPTTTPPTTTPPTSVTTDIIEEYTTTTPPNNHTTKTTPPTSAQLK from the exons atggaggaagatgaagaagtgagga CGGAAACCACAAGTGCTTCTGTTGACTcaacaaccacaccaccaacaaccacatcACTAACATGCACATACCAAACaatcacaccaccaccaaccacacAATATGTATGTTGGTcagaaacaacaacacaacagacaACCACACCACTAGTATGTACAACGCAAACATATACATCACCTACAACCACACCACTAACTACGCCACCTACAACTACAGAACCACCATCTACGGCAcctacaactacaacaactgAAATAATAGAAGAGTACACTACAACAActccaccaacaaccacaccaccaacaactaCGCCACCTACAAGTGTAACAACTGATATAATAGAAGAGTACACttcaacaccaccaacaaccacaccaccaacaactaCGCCACCTACAAGTGTAACAACTGATATAATAGAAGAGTACACTTCAACAActccaccaacaaccacaccaccaacgaccacaccaccaacaactaCGCCACCTACAAGTGTAACAACTGATATAATAGAAGAATACACTACAACAActccaccaacaaccacaccaccaacgaccacaccaccaacaactaCGCCACCTACAAGTGTAACAACTGATATAATAGAAGA AAGAGTACACTTCAACAACTcaccaacaaccacaccaccaacgaccacaccaccaacaactaCGCCACCTACAAGTGTAACAACTGATATAATAGAAGAGTACACTACAACAActccaccaacaaccacaccaccaacaactaCGCCACCTACAAGTGTAACAACTGATATAATAGAAGAGTACACTACAACAActccaccaacaaccacaccaccaacaactaCGCCACCTACAAGTGCAACAACTGAAATAATAGAAGAGTACACTACAACAActccaccaacaaccacaccaccaacaaccacaccaccaactACGCCACCTACAAGTGTAACAACTGATATAATAGAAGAGTACActacaacaccaccaacaaccacaccaccaacaactaCGCCACCTACAAGTGTAACAACTGATATAATAGAAGAGTACACTTCAACAActccaccaacaaccacaccaccaacaactaCGCCACCTACAAGTGTAACAACTGATATAATAGAAGAGTACACTACAACAACTCCACCAAACAACCACACCACCAAAACTACGCCACCTACAAGTGCACAACTGAAATAA